From one Dyella sp. 2HG41-7 genomic stretch:
- a CDS encoding CinA family protein — MEKSFVPTDAELAALAVCTAAAMQRHSSMLASAESCTGGWIAKTLTDLSGSSAWFEAGVVSYSNAAKMSLLGVRRETLERFGAVSKETALEMASGAVDRLNADVAVAVTGIAGPTGGTPDKPVGTVWIGWARRSGAAHARLFHFEGDREAVRRQTVAEALEGVLAILTN, encoded by the coding sequence ATGGAGAAGTCGTTCGTTCCTACTGATGCCGAGCTGGCGGCGTTGGCGGTGTGCACCGCCGCGGCGATGCAGCGGCATTCGTCGATGCTGGCATCGGCCGAATCGTGCACCGGCGGGTGGATCGCCAAGACGCTGACCGATCTGTCCGGCAGTTCCGCCTGGTTCGAAGCGGGCGTCGTCAGCTACAGCAACGCCGCCAAGATGTCGCTGCTCGGCGTGCGACGGGAGACGTTGGAGCGTTTCGGCGCCGTGAGCAAAGAAACGGCTTTGGAAATGGCCTCCGGCGCGGTGGATCGCCTGAATGCGGATGTGGCCGTGGCCGTCACGGGGATTGCCGGGCCGACGGGCGGCACGCCGGATAAGCCGGTCGGCACGGTGTGGATCGGCTGGGCGCGTCGCAGCGGCGCAGCGCACGCCAGGCTTTTTCATTTCGAGGGCGACCGTGAAGCCGTACGACGCCAGACCGTGGCCGAGGCCCTCGAGGGCGTGCTGGCAATCCTGACGAATTGA
- a CDS encoding glutathione S-transferase family protein yields MKLYYAETMNPRKACAVAKYLNLPMEYVRVDLRKGEHLKPEFLSLNPNGKVPLLVDGDLLLWESAAIMVHLAVKAGSDLWPSEPTQQVEVLRWLSWDLTHFSRHGGTLYFENLIKQAVGMGEPSAAAVEEATKFYKRFAGVLDAHLAGRKYLLGDRLTIADFGAGTLLPWTKEAKLPLEEFANIARWHERLMEIPAWREPFPAPMSEAA; encoded by the coding sequence ATGAAGTTGTATTACGCAGAAACGATGAATCCGCGCAAAGCCTGCGCCGTGGCGAAGTACCTGAACCTGCCCATGGAATACGTCCGCGTCGACCTTCGCAAAGGCGAGCACCTTAAACCCGAATTCCTGAGTTTGAACCCGAACGGCAAGGTGCCGTTGCTGGTGGATGGCGATCTGCTGCTATGGGAAAGCGCCGCGATCATGGTGCATTTGGCCGTCAAAGCCGGGTCCGATTTGTGGCCGAGCGAACCGACCCAGCAGGTGGAAGTGTTGCGTTGGTTGTCGTGGGATTTGACGCATTTTTCCCGTCATGGCGGCACGTTGTATTTCGAAAATCTGATCAAGCAGGCGGTCGGTATGGGTGAGCCGAGTGCCGCCGCGGTGGAAGAGGCGACCAAGTTCTACAAGCGTTTCGCTGGTGTGCTCGATGCGCATCTTGCCGGACGCAAATATCTTCTGGGCGATCGGCTGACCATTGCAGATTTCGGTGCGGGCACGTTGCTGCCCTGGACGAAAGAAGCGAAGTTGCCGTTGGAAGAGTTCGCCAATATTGCGCGTTGGCATGAACGGTTGATGGAAATTCCCGCGTGGCGGGAGCCGTTCCCGGCGCCGATGTCGGAAGCTGCGTGA
- a CDS encoding short chain dehydrogenase: MRILLVGASGTLGRAVQAELAQRHDVIAAGRNSGSIRMDLTDVQSIRDGLKQVGELDAVVSAAGKVTFAPLSDFKAAPFGESLHTLGISDKLLGQVNLALAARDCLRDGGSITLTTGILSEQPIVAGTSASLVNGAVEAFVRAAAIELPRGLRINVVSPNVLTEAMPAYAPFFRGFEPVSAARAAMAFSRSVEGAQTGQIYKVF; the protein is encoded by the coding sequence CTGCGGATTCTTCTTGTCGGCGCGTCCGGCACCTTGGGGCGCGCAGTACAAGCCGAGCTCGCTCAGCGCCATGACGTGATCGCTGCCGGACGCAATTCCGGCAGCATTCGCATGGATCTCACCGATGTCCAAAGCATTCGCGACGGCTTGAAACAAGTGGGCGAACTGGATGCTGTGGTGAGCGCAGCGGGCAAGGTCACATTTGCGCCGCTGTCGGATTTCAAAGCGGCTCCGTTCGGCGAATCGCTGCATACGTTGGGCATCAGCGACAAACTGCTCGGGCAGGTGAATCTCGCGCTGGCCGCACGGGATTGTCTGCGCGATGGCGGTTCGATCACGCTCACCACCGGCATTCTTTCCGAGCAGCCGATCGTTGCCGGTACGTCCGCGAGTCTGGTCAATGGCGCGGTGGAAGCCTTTGTGCGTGCGGCGGCGATCGAATTGCCGCGCGGGCTGCGTATCAACGTGGTCAGCCCCAACGTATTGACGGAAGCCATGCCCGCTTACGCGCCGTTCTTTCGAGGCTTCGAACCCGTCAGCGCGGCACGCGCCGCCATGGCGTTCAGTCGCAGCGTGGAAGGCGCGCAGACGGGGCAGATCTACAAAGTGTTCTGA
- the recA gene encoding recombinase RecA gives MEDNKRKALASALGQIEKQFGKGAVMRLGDRTNDNIETVSTGSLGLDIALGVGGLPRGRVVEIYGPESSGKTTLTLQVIANCQKNGGTAAFVDAEHALDPIYAQKLGVNIDDLLVSQPDTGEQALEIADMLVRSGAVDVVVVDSVAALTPKAEIEGEMGDSHVGLHARLMSQALRKLTANIKKSNCLVIFINQIRMKIGVMFGNPETTTGGNALKFYASVRLDIRRIGAVKKGEEVIGSETRVKVVKNKVAPPFRQAEFEILYGEGSSREGEIIELGVAQNLVEKSGAWYSYKGDRIGQGKENVRQFLRDNPAIANEIDRELRARLLVSSGGATASSEEALEEA, from the coding sequence ATGGAAGACAACAAGCGCAAAGCGCTCGCTTCGGCCCTCGGCCAGATCGAGAAGCAATTTGGCAAGGGCGCGGTGATGCGCCTGGGCGATCGTACCAACGACAACATCGAAACCGTCTCCACCGGTTCGTTGGGCCTGGACATCGCGCTGGGCGTCGGCGGTTTGCCGCGCGGACGCGTGGTGGAGATCTACGGTCCGGAATCCTCGGGTAAAACCACGCTCACTCTGCAAGTGATCGCCAATTGCCAGAAGAACGGCGGCACCGCGGCCTTCGTCGACGCCGAGCACGCGCTCGATCCGATCTACGCGCAGAAGCTGGGCGTGAATATCGACGATCTGCTGGTTTCGCAGCCCGACACCGGCGAGCAAGCGCTGGAAATCGCCGACATGCTGGTGCGCTCCGGTGCGGTGGACGTGGTGGTGGTCGACTCCGTCGCCGCACTCACGCCCAAGGCTGAAATCGAAGGCGAAATGGGCGATTCCCACGTGGGTCTGCATGCCCGTCTGATGAGCCAGGCGCTGCGCAAGCTCACCGCCAACATCAAGAAATCCAACTGCCTGGTGATCTTCATCAACCAGATCCGTATGAAGATCGGCGTGATGTTCGGCAACCCCGAAACCACCACCGGCGGTAACGCGCTGAAGTTCTACGCGTCCGTGCGTCTGGACATCCGTCGTATCGGCGCGGTGAAGAAGGGCGAAGAAGTCATCGGTTCGGAAACGCGCGTGAAAGTGGTGAAGAACAAGGTTGCGCCGCCGTTCCGTCAGGCCGAATTCGAGATTCTGTACGGTGAAGGTTCCTCGCGCGAAGGCGAAATCATCGAACTGGGTGTGGCGCAGAACCTCGTCGAAAAATCCGGCGCGTGGTACAGCTACAAGGGCGATCGCATCGGTCAGGGCAAGGAAAACGTGCGCCAGTTCCTGCGCGATAACCCCGCCATCGCCAACGAGATCGACCGCGAACTGCGCGCGCGCCTGCTGGTTAGCAGCGGCGGCGCCACGGCATCCTCCGAAGAAGCGTTGGAAGAAGCCTGA
- a CDS encoding TetR/AcrR family transcriptional regulator, translating to MPYTHEHKQRTREHIVQCARELFNQRGFVEVSIDEIMTRAGLTRGGFYNHFTSKEELFTEAIRSRLTFNPAERWPDIEFDPSRCGKERARQMIDTYLSRTHLDDVAGQCPMIALPSDVSRASKRVKDAYCELLEHMVAMFSDSVSTPDKRERGLALAALCVGGMVLARSFDDDRLRNEVREAARRTALDLIE from the coding sequence ATGCCGTACACCCACGAACACAAGCAACGCACCCGCGAGCACATCGTTCAATGCGCCCGCGAGCTCTTCAATCAGCGCGGCTTTGTCGAAGTTTCCATCGATGAAATCATGACGCGCGCCGGCCTCACGCGCGGCGGTTTCTACAATCATTTCACTAGCAAGGAAGAACTTTTTACCGAGGCGATCAGGTCCCGCCTGACCTTCAATCCTGCCGAGCGCTGGCCTGACATCGAATTCGACCCCTCGCGTTGCGGCAAAGAGCGCGCACGGCAAATGATCGATACGTATCTGTCTCGCACGCATCTGGACGATGTCGCAGGACAATGCCCAATGATCGCGCTGCCATCCGACGTATCGCGCGCCAGCAAACGCGTTAAAGATGCCTACTGCGAGTTGCTCGAGCACATGGTCGCCATGTTTTCGGACAGCGTTTCGACCCCCGACAAACGCGAACGCGGCTTGGCGCTCGCGGCGCTTTGCGTCGGCGGCATGGTGTTGGCGCGCTCATTCGACGATGACCGTTTGCGCAATGAGGTCCGCGAAGCGGCGCGTCGAACCGCGCTGGATCTGATCGAATGA
- the mutS gene encoding DNA mismatch repair protein MutS, with the protein MNQDDLSLHTPLMRQYLAAKAAHPDVLLFFRMGDFYELFYDDARKAARLLDITLTQRGQSAGQPIPMAGVPYHAVENYLAKLVRLGESVAICEQIGDPALAKGPVERKVVRIVTPGTVTDAALLEERRDNLLLAIAAGAHGSYGLAWVDLSSGRFLLSEVSNAESLAAELARLQPAETLVGEDVAWPKLVSALPGLRKRPPWHFDGDAARRELNRFFGTRDLSGFGVDNLPLAIAAAGCLLGYVEETQKSALPHLSGMSVESASETIALDSATRRNLELDTHPSGRVEHTLLGVLDETVTPMGARLMRRWLNRPLRSRDTLRHRHQAIGAMIETRRYETLREQLRGIGDLERILARVALRSARPRDLSTLRDGLAAAPALRETIAALDSPLLHALVEGIGDHATMAQLLKRCIIEQPPVLLRDGGIIADGYDAELDELRRLATHADQYLVELEEREKAASGIPTLKVGYNRVHGYYIEITKSQADKAPTHYTRRQTTKNAERYITEELKTFEDKVLSAKERSLMRERALYEALLDTLIEQLEPLKHAAASMAELDVLSTLAERAEALDWNAPELTDVPGILIERGRHPVVEKVREEPFEPNDLALDDNRRMLVITGPNMGGKSTYMRQNALIVLLAHIGSYVPASRAAVGPIDRIFTRIGAGDDLSRGQSTFMVEMSETANILHNATPQSLVLMDEVGRGTSTYDGLALARAAAVHLAASSKAYTLFATHYFELTELASEYPSIANVHLDAVEYGDQLVFMHSVKEGPANRSFGLQVAALAGLPKSVIADARKTLAELERGMHAHAAQPSPQHESSPQMGLFAAQPSAAERALLDVDPDSLAPREALEVLYRLKALL; encoded by the coding sequence ATGAATCAGGACGACCTCTCGCTGCACACCCCTTTGATGCGTCAATACCTCGCGGCGAAGGCCGCGCATCCGGACGTGCTGTTGTTCTTCCGGATGGGCGATTTCTACGAGTTGTTCTACGACGACGCACGCAAGGCGGCGCGTTTGCTCGACATCACGCTGACGCAGCGCGGGCAGTCGGCGGGACAACCGATTCCAATGGCGGGCGTGCCGTATCACGCGGTGGAAAATTATCTGGCCAAGCTGGTGCGCCTGGGCGAATCGGTTGCGATTTGCGAACAGATCGGCGATCCGGCGTTGGCGAAGGGGCCGGTGGAACGCAAAGTAGTGCGCATCGTCACGCCGGGCACGGTGACCGACGCAGCCTTGCTGGAAGAACGTCGCGACAATCTGCTGCTGGCCATTGCGGCCGGCGCGCACGGCAGTTACGGATTGGCGTGGGTCGATCTTTCTAGCGGCCGCTTTCTGCTGAGCGAAGTGTCGAATGCGGAATCGCTCGCTGCGGAATTGGCGCGCTTACAGCCGGCGGAAACGTTGGTCGGCGAAGATGTGGCGTGGCCGAAATTGGTAAGCGCCCTGCCCGGTCTGCGCAAGCGGCCGCCGTGGCATTTCGACGGCGATGCGGCGCGACGTGAGCTCAACCGCTTTTTTGGTACGCGCGATCTTTCCGGGTTCGGCGTCGATAACCTGCCGCTCGCCATCGCCGCCGCAGGGTGCTTGCTCGGCTATGTGGAAGAAACGCAGAAAAGCGCATTGCCGCATCTTTCAGGCATGTCCGTGGAAAGTGCGAGCGAAACCATTGCGCTAGATTCCGCAACGCGCCGCAATCTCGAATTGGATACGCACCCGAGCGGACGCGTCGAGCACACCTTGCTTGGCGTGCTCGATGAAACCGTGACGCCGATGGGCGCTCGTCTGATGCGCCGCTGGTTGAATCGTCCGTTGCGTTCGCGCGACACGTTGCGGCATCGGCATCAGGCCATCGGCGCGATGATCGAAACGCGTCGTTACGAAACCTTGCGCGAACAACTGCGCGGCATCGGCGATCTGGAACGCATTCTTGCGCGCGTTGCATTGCGTTCGGCGCGTCCGCGCGACCTGTCCACCTTACGCGATGGACTCGCCGCTGCACCCGCTTTGCGCGAAACCATCGCCGCGCTCGACAGCCCGCTTTTGCACGCGCTAGTCGAAGGAATCGGCGATCACGCCACGATGGCCCAATTGCTGAAGCGCTGCATCATCGAACAACCGCCTGTGCTGCTGCGCGACGGCGGCATCATCGCCGATGGTTACGACGCCGAACTCGACGAATTGCGCCGCCTCGCCACGCACGCGGATCAATACTTGGTCGAACTCGAAGAGCGTGAAAAAGCCGCCAGCGGCATTCCCACGCTCAAGGTCGGCTACAACCGCGTACACGGTTATTACATCGAGATCACCAAGTCGCAGGCGGACAAGGCCCCCACGCATTACACGCGCCGCCAAACCACCAAGAACGCCGAACGCTACATCACCGAAGAACTGAAAACCTTCGAAGACAAAGTGCTCTCCGCCAAGGAGCGTTCGCTGATGCGCGAGCGCGCCTTGTACGAAGCCTTGCTCGACACGCTGATCGAACAGCTGGAACCACTGAAACACGCCGCCGCATCCATGGCGGAACTCGATGTGCTTTCCACGCTGGCCGAACGCGCCGAAGCGCTGGACTGGAACGCACCGGAACTCACCGATGTTCCTGGCATTCTGATCGAACGCGGCCGTCATCCGGTCGTCGAAAAAGTGCGCGAAGAACCCTTCGAGCCGAACGATCTTGCACTCGACGACAACCGCCGCATGCTGGTGATCACCGGTCCCAATATGGGCGGTAAATCCACGTATATGCGCCAGAACGCGCTGATCGTTTTGTTGGCGCATATCGGCAGCTATGTGCCGGCATCGCGCGCAGCGGTCGGGCCGATCGATCGCATTTTTACGCGCATCGGCGCGGGCGACGATCTATCGCGCGGCCAATCCACCTTTATGGTGGAAATGAGCGAAACGGCCAATATCCTGCATAACGCCACCCCGCAAAGTCTGGTGTTGATGGACGAAGTAGGCCGCGGCACCAGCACCTACGACGGACTCGCCCTCGCCCGCGCGGCAGCGGTGCATCTGGCGGCAAGCAGCAAGGCGTATACGCTGTTCGCCACGCACTATTTCGAACTCACGGAATTGGCATCCGAATATCCGAGCATCGCCAACGTGCATCTGGACGCTGTCGAATATGGCGACCAACTCGTCTTCATGCATTCGGTGAAAGAAGGCCCCGCCAATCGCAGCTTCGGTTTGCAAGTTGCCGCGTTGGCCGGTTTGCCGAAATCGGTGATTGCCGATGCACGCAAAACGTTGGCCGAGTTGGAACGCGGCATGCATGCGCACGCTGCGCAACCCTCGCCACAACACGAGTCGTCGCCGCAAATGGGATTGTTCGCTGCTCAGCCGTCGGCGGCTGAGCGTGCGTTGCTGGATGTCGATCCAGATTCGTTGGCGCCGCGCGAGGCGCTTGAAGTGCTTTATCGGCTTAAAGCGTTGCTCTGA